The Xyrauchen texanus isolate HMW12.3.18 chromosome 28, RBS_HiC_50CHRs, whole genome shotgun sequence genome has a segment encoding these proteins:
- the taf1b gene encoding TATA box-binding protein-associated factor RNA polymerase I subunit B isoform X1: protein MDEQLTSGYSEPCGQCAVVDWGVSDGGHFFCKNCHNVIEKTREVDDNSAQHIRGKISRISKPKKSGTEGAREWVVCEGFQFILKHQADALVNLGVCTQFKTEVLWNFWKRYLQNTRQAYTKNPMDTPKITVDLTSESEPESMAASEKSFQSRVTSEAEAISASGSTTDRRVCSGSLDALSYKRESRSRKLMTMPRTLALCYLALLWVREAITLADLLRMVSERHVPYLNLHEDFPAEMRLFGRDTQIFRVESLPSYSVVHREAVYLATFMNLPSFPAVSQDCLLQPTLLTVRYLLESNLPDSLHVWACKVIDQAAMGIDSFLTFNPVGQKPRLICYDILAVAVIIVTMKLLFKLDDQEEWRLSDAVLKKKKKKVFNLRKWFNTVQPAIEQAKQKRERAEARRQWKAGKPLIPSLKNKSVVLKKRRVVEHLQHRFQKLTDSAPKQSPSTTDTISSFHFHWGKEEFSDGPSMHHHRLNCTFKKEGVKCLVNRKYWHADLKPCPPKFCGDHYSEIEPSLPRMYVWLLDFFSFLLGVTQAQVHQEVLNVERRFLKRYQPSDYLPMKMFP from the exons ATGGACGAACAGCTCACT AGTGGCTACAGTGAGCCTTGTGGTCAGTGTGCTGTTGTTGACTGGGGAGTGTCAGATGGGGGTCATTTTTTCTGCAAGAACTGTCACAATGTGATCGAG AAAACAAGGGAAGTGGATGATAATTCCGCCCAACACATACGCGGCAAGATCTCAAGGATATCTAAACCGAAGAAGAGTGGAACGG AAGGAGCACGAGAGTGGGTGGTATGTGAGGGATTTCAATTCATCCTGAAACACCAGGCTGATGCTTTGGTTAATCTTGGGGTTTGCACACAGTTCAAG ACAGAGGTTCTGTGGAATTTCTGGAAGCgatatctgcagaacacaaggcAAGCTTACACCAAAAATCCAATGGACACTCCAAAGATTACAGTG GATCTGACCTCAGAGAGTGAGCCAGAGTCTATGGCTGCAAGTGAAAAGTCATTCCAGAGCAGGGTTACATCAGAGGCTGAAGCGATATCCGCCTCTG GCAGCACCACTGATAGACGGGTATGTTCAGGCTCTCTGGATGCTTTGTCATACAAGAGGGAAAGTAGAAGCCGCAAACTTATGACCATGCCGCGGACACTGGCCCTGTGCTATCTGGCTTTGCTGTGGGTCAGAGAGGCCATCACTCTAGCTGACTTACTGAG GATGGTGTCAGAGAGACATGTTCCTTACTTGAACCTTCATGAAGATTTTCCCGCAGAGATGCGACTATTTGGAAGAGATACCCAGATCTTTCGAGTTGAA TCTCTTCCCTCGTACTCAGTGGTCCATCGAGAAGCTGTTTATCTGGCTACATTCATGAATTTGCCGTCTTTCCCAGCTGTTTCTCAGGACTGTCTTCTACAGCCGACTCTGCTCACTGTCCGCTATCTGCTGGAGTCAAACCTCCCTG ATTCCCTTCATGTTTGGGCCTGTAAGGTTATCGATCAGGCTGCTATGGGAATAGACTCATTCCTGACCTTTAACCCTGTCGGACAGAAGCCTCGTCTCATATGCTATGACATTCTGGCAGTAGCTGTTATCATTGTCACTATGAAGCTTCTTTTCAAGTTGGATGATCAGGAGGAGTG GAGGTTATCTGATGCAGTcttgaagaagaaaaagaagaaag TCTTCAATTTGAGAAAGTGGTTTAATACTGTGCAGCCTGCCATAGAGCAAGCCAAACAGAAGAGGGAACGAGCAGAAGCCCG ACGACAGTGGAAAGCCGGCAAGCCTCTCATTCCATCTCTGAAAAACAAGAGTGTGGTCCTCAAAAAGAGAC GTGTGGTTGAACATTTGCAGCACAGATTTCAGAAATTAACTGACTCTGCACCGAAGCAATCGCCTTCCACCACAGACACCATCTCCAGCTTTCACTTCCACTGGGGCAAAGAGGAGTTTTCCGATGGACCCAGTATGCATCACCATCGGTTGAATTGTACCTTTAAGAAAGAAGGGGTCAAGTGCCTCGTCAACCGAAAATACTGGCATGCTGATCTTAAACCCTGCCCACCAAA GTTTTGTGGCGATCATTACTCAGAAATCGAGCCCAGCTTGCCCAGGATGTATGTGTGGCTGTTGGATTTCTTCTCATTTCTGCTGGGAGTCACTCAAGCTCAAGTGCACCAAGAGGTCCTCAATGTGGAGCGCCGCTTCCTGAAAAGATATCAGCCAAGTGACTATCTCCCCATGAAAATGTTCCCATAA
- the taf1b gene encoding TATA box-binding protein-associated factor RNA polymerase I subunit B isoform X2 — protein MLWLILGFAHSSRQRFCGISGSDICRTQGKLTPKIQWTLQRLQCFLSCLSTIFLPSPQCLFLQDLTSESEPESMAASEKSFQSRVTSEAEAISASGSTTDRRVCSGSLDALSYKRESRSRKLMTMPRTLALCYLALLWVREAITLADLLRMVSERHVPYLNLHEDFPAEMRLFGRDTQIFRVESLPSYSVVHREAVYLATFMNLPSFPAVSQDCLLQPTLLTVRYLLESNLPDSLHVWACKVIDQAAMGIDSFLTFNPVGQKPRLICYDILAVAVIIVTMKLLFKLDDQEEWRLSDAVLKKKKKKVFNLRKWFNTVQPAIEQAKQKRERAEARRQWKAGKPLIPSLKNKSVVLKKRRVVEHLQHRFQKLTDSAPKQSPSTTDTISSFHFHWGKEEFSDGPSMHHHRLNCTFKKEGVKCLVNRKYWHADLKPCPPKFCGDHYSEIEPSLPRMYVWLLDFFSFLLGVTQAQVHQEVLNVERRFLKRYQPSDYLPMKMFP, from the exons ATGCTTTGGTTAATCTTGGGGTTTGCACACAGTTCAAG ACAGAGGTTCTGTGGAATTTCTGGAAGCgatatctgcagaacacaaggcAAGCTTACACCAAAAATCCAATGGACACTCCAAAGATTACAGTG TTTTCTGTCCTGTCTTTCCACCATCTTCCTACCTTCACCACAATGTCTCTTCCTCCAGGATCTGACCTCAGAGAGTGAGCCAGAGTCTATGGCTGCAAGTGAAAAGTCATTCCAGAGCAGGGTTACATCAGAGGCTGAAGCGATATCCGCCTCTG GCAGCACCACTGATAGACGGGTATGTTCAGGCTCTCTGGATGCTTTGTCATACAAGAGGGAAAGTAGAAGCCGCAAACTTATGACCATGCCGCGGACACTGGCCCTGTGCTATCTGGCTTTGCTGTGGGTCAGAGAGGCCATCACTCTAGCTGACTTACTGAG GATGGTGTCAGAGAGACATGTTCCTTACTTGAACCTTCATGAAGATTTTCCCGCAGAGATGCGACTATTTGGAAGAGATACCCAGATCTTTCGAGTTGAA TCTCTTCCCTCGTACTCAGTGGTCCATCGAGAAGCTGTTTATCTGGCTACATTCATGAATTTGCCGTCTTTCCCAGCTGTTTCTCAGGACTGTCTTCTACAGCCGACTCTGCTCACTGTCCGCTATCTGCTGGAGTCAAACCTCCCTG ATTCCCTTCATGTTTGGGCCTGTAAGGTTATCGATCAGGCTGCTATGGGAATAGACTCATTCCTGACCTTTAACCCTGTCGGACAGAAGCCTCGTCTCATATGCTATGACATTCTGGCAGTAGCTGTTATCATTGTCACTATGAAGCTTCTTTTCAAGTTGGATGATCAGGAGGAGTG GAGGTTATCTGATGCAGTcttgaagaagaaaaagaagaaag TCTTCAATTTGAGAAAGTGGTTTAATACTGTGCAGCCTGCCATAGAGCAAGCCAAACAGAAGAGGGAACGAGCAGAAGCCCG ACGACAGTGGAAAGCCGGCAAGCCTCTCATTCCATCTCTGAAAAACAAGAGTGTGGTCCTCAAAAAGAGAC GTGTGGTTGAACATTTGCAGCACAGATTTCAGAAATTAACTGACTCTGCACCGAAGCAATCGCCTTCCACCACAGACACCATCTCCAGCTTTCACTTCCACTGGGGCAAAGAGGAGTTTTCCGATGGACCCAGTATGCATCACCATCGGTTGAATTGTACCTTTAAGAAAGAAGGGGTCAAGTGCCTCGTCAACCGAAAATACTGGCATGCTGATCTTAAACCCTGCCCACCAAA GTTTTGTGGCGATCATTACTCAGAAATCGAGCCCAGCTTGCCCAGGATGTATGTGTGGCTGTTGGATTTCTTCTCATTTCTGCTGGGAGTCACTCAAGCTCAAGTGCACCAAGAGGTCCTCAATGTGGAGCGCCGCTTCCTGAAAAGATATCAGCCAAGTGACTATCTCCCCATGAAAATGTTCCCATAA